From Solibaculum mannosilyticum:
GATATGGAAAGCATTGTATAATGAGGAGAAGATTTCGCCTGAAATCCTAGGATCAGGAGAGGTCTTTGTCCGAGAATATATGGGAGAAAGAAAGTGATCCCAACGGTGAACCGGCGCTCCTGATGCGCCCGACCTGGAGGTTATGATGAAAACGAAATTACTTACCGCCCTGGCAACCCTTGTAGAAGGATTTTTAGTCTTTTGGTTTTGGCTGCCGGCCATCAATCCCCGTTATCCCGGATTCTGGGGATTCCTGTTTTTGATGGTGGCGCTGGTGTTTGTCAACTACGCTATTTTGACCTATCTGCTGGATAAAAGGACGATTCATTTCAACGTCAAAGCCAACTACGCCAAGCCTGTTCTGATCGTGGTCGGCGTGGCGGCATTGGCCGTGGCGGGATGTGCCCTCAGCGGTATCCCGCTGTTTCGCGCAAACGACTATAAGGATCTTATCCAGAAGCAGGAAGGCAATTTTTCTGACGACATTGCAGAACTTAAGATGTCCCAGATCCCTGTGGTGGATAAGGACAGCGCCATGCGTCTGGGCAACCGGAAGATGGGCGAGATGATCGACCTGGTATCCCAGTTTGAAGTGGCCGACGATTACACGCAGATCAATTACCAGGGACGTCCTATCCGCGTCACCCCCCTGGCTTACAGCGATCTTATCAAGTGGTTCAACAACCAGAGTGCGGGAATCCCGGCCTACATCACCGTGGATATGGTTACCCAGGAGGCCGATCTCGTCCGGCTGGAACAGGGTATCAAATATTCCCCCAGCGAGTACCTTTACCGCAATCTGGAACGGTATCTCCGGTTCCATTATCCCACCAAGATTTTTGACGACGCCGCCTTTGAGATCGATGACAACGGAACCCCTTATTGGATCGCCCCGGTGATCAATTACCGTATCGGCGTGTGGGGCGGCCGGGACATCGGCGAAGTGGTGCTGTTAAACGCCTGTACCGGCGAATGCACCCTGTATCCGGTGGAAGAGGTGCCCCAGTGGGTGGATCAGGTGTACAATTCCGATATGATCATCGAACAGCTCGACTACAACGGCGCTTATCAATCGGGCTACTGGAACTCTGTTTTTGGCCAGCGGGGCGTACTGCGCACCACAGAGGGATACAATTACATCGCCAGCAACGACGACGTTTATCTCTATACCGGCATCACCTCGGTCACCAGCGATCAGAGCAACACCGGATTCGTACTGGTCAATCTGCGCACCAAGGAGACCAAGTATTATGCAGTGCCCGGTGCCCAGGAGACTTCCGCCATGAGGTCGGCGGAAGGCAAGGTGCAAAACCTGAAATACACGTCTACTTTCCCAATCCTGCTCAATGTGGGAGATCGTCCGACCTACTTTATGTCCCTCAAGGATGCGGCCGGACTGGTGAAGATGTACGCCTTTGTGGATGTGGAACGGTATCAGGTGGTGGCCACCGGCAGCACCATTGCGGAGGCCATGCATCAGTACAATGAACTGTTGGTACAAGAGGATCCCACAGCAGTGGTGTCCGAGGAGGCAAGCGGCAATGTGACGTCGGTACAATCGGTGGTCATTGACGGCAACACCTCCTACTATTTTAAACTGAGCGGATCGGATGACGTGTATGTTGCCGCCATCCAGGTCAGCGATTCCCTGCCTTTCTTGAAGGAGGGGGATCAGGTCAAACTCAAGTACTCTCAGGATGATTCTGTCCGCCGCGTCCAGGAGCTCCTGGAGATCAATCATACGCAGGCATCCCAGCCCAGCACATCGGGATCCAGTGGGACGGCATCCAATGCCCAGCAGCAGGACGATCCTGCCGAAGCATCGCAATAATGGGCCATGCGCGTCACAAAGCAAATGGAGGTATGTATGGATGGATTTATGACGCCGCCCAATCACCTAGATTTCAAGGCTAAGAAATTGTTTGACGGGATGGGGTCCATTTTAGACGGGTCGATTGCTTATGTGGGTATAAACGGGGGAGGGCCTACCACCCCACATACTCATGTGCACAGCCATTTGTTTATTGTGACGAAAGGCCAAGCCAAAATAGTGATGGATGGTAGGGAAGTCATTGTCAAAGAGAATGAGAGTTATTTTGTGGACGGTAAGATCCCCCATTCGGTTTGGAACAATGCTGCCACCGAAACGGTCATGATCGGCATTTCGGTATCGGCCAAATAGCATAAGCCGCCTGGCGACGGATGCCCGTTGCCAGGCGTTTTTATGTGGAGGGATAGGCAGAGTTTTTTTGTTCACCAAAATCACCAAGAAATGGGCCGGGATCCCCTGTGGGTTTTGCAGGGATGAGGTTTGCAAAATGCATAAAGGAATGGTATACTATTTAGTTGAATCGAAGAAAGTCGAATTTTGAAGAATGCCCCTGGTACAGCCAGGGCGCCAGAGAGTGAAAAGGATGGTTCCCATGCAAAGTCAGGAGAAAATCCGCAACGTCGCCATTATTGCCCACGTCGATCACGGCAAGACCACATTGGTGGATCAGCTGCTCAAACAGAGCGGTATTTTCCGCACCAATGAAGCGGTGCAGGAACGAGTCATGGACTCGGGCGATCTGGAGCGGGAACGCGGTATCACTATTTTGTCCAAGAATACCGCTGTGAAATACAAGGACATCAAGATCAACATTGTAGATACCCCCGGCCATGCTGATTTCGGCGGCGAGGTAGAGCGCATCCTCATGATGGTGGACGGCGTATTGCTGCTGGTAGACGCCTTTGAAGGATGTATGCCTCAGACCCGTTTTGTGCTCAAGAAGGCGCTTGCCCTGGGCAAACGTCCTATTGTGGTGGTCAATAAGACCGACCGTCCCGGAGCGCGTCCGCTTGAAGTGGTGGACGAGGTCTTGGATCTGTTTATTGAGCTGGGCGCCGACGACGACCAGCTGGATTTCCCGGTGGTGTACGCCTCGGGCCGGTATGGGTATGCCTCCCTGGATCCGGAAAACCTGGGGGAGGATATGACCCCCCTGTTTGAAACCATTGTAAACCACGTCCCTGCCCCTCAGGGGGAACTGGATGCGCCCTTCCAGCTGCTGATTTCCAGCATCGAGGCCGACGATTATGTGGGCCGAATCGGCGTAGGACGTGTGGAGCGAGGCCGGGTCAGGATGGGACAATCGGCAGCTCTGTGCAAGCCGGACGGGACTCATACTATGGTGAGGATTTCCCGCCTGTACCAGTACCAGGGTCTCAAACGGGTGGAAGAGGAATCGGCCGAACTGGGCGATATTGTGGCGGTATCGGGCGTCACGGATCTGGGCATCGGCGAGACGCTGTGCGATCCCGAGCACATTGAACCCCTGCCTTTTGTACAGATCGATGAACCCACCATCTCCATGATGTTTATGGTCAACACCTCTCCCTTTGCGGGCAGAGAAGGAAAATATGTCACCTCCCGGAATATTCGGGACCGTCTCTTTAAAGAGATTGAAACCAATGTGGCCTTACGGGTCAAAGAGACAGAGTCTTCCGACACCTTTGAGGTATCGGGCCGAGGCGAACTGCATCTGTCCATTCTGATCGAGACCATGCGCCGGGAGAACTACGAATTTGCCGTGTCCCGTCCGAAGGTCATCTTTAAGGAGATAAACGGGAAACGCTGTGAACCTATTGAACATCTGATGATTGAAGTGCCAGAGCAGTATGTGGGCGCCGTCATGGAGAAGCTGGGCACCCGCCGGGCCGAGATGATCAATATGGGGACGCGGGAAACCGGCACCACCCATCTGGAGTTTAAGATTCCCGCACGGGGCCTGATGAGTTACCGGTCGGAATTTTTGTCCGACACAAACGGCAACG
This genomic window contains:
- the typA gene encoding translational GTPase TypA, with protein sequence MQSQEKIRNVAIIAHVDHGKTTLVDQLLKQSGIFRTNEAVQERVMDSGDLERERGITILSKNTAVKYKDIKINIVDTPGHADFGGEVERILMMVDGVLLLVDAFEGCMPQTRFVLKKALALGKRPIVVVNKTDRPGARPLEVVDEVLDLFIELGADDDQLDFPVVYASGRYGYASLDPENLGEDMTPLFETIVNHVPAPQGELDAPFQLLISSIEADDYVGRIGVGRVERGRVRMGQSAALCKPDGTHTMVRISRLYQYQGLKRVEEESAELGDIVAVSGVTDLGIGETLCDPEHIEPLPFVQIDEPTISMMFMVNTSPFAGREGKYVTSRNIRDRLFKEIETNVALRVKETESSDTFEVSGRGELHLSILIETMRRENYEFAVSRPKVIFKEINGKRCEPIEHLMIEVPEQYVGAVMEKLGTRRAEMINMGTRETGTTHLEFKIPARGLMSYRSEFLSDTNGNGIMNHVFDGYEPYKGDIIQRQQGSLVAHETGEATGYGLWNAQERGTLFVGPGTEVYEGMIVGRSPRNEDIVVNVCKKKHVTNTRASGSDEALKLTPPTILSLEQSLEFITDDELVEVTPKSIRMRKSILSKELRMKKAAKK
- a CDS encoding cupin domain-containing protein gives rise to the protein MDGFMTPPNHLDFKAKKLFDGMGSILDGSIAYVGINGGGPTTPHTHVHSHLFIVTKGQAKIVMDGREVIVKENESYFVDGKIPHSVWNNAATETVMIGISVSAK
- a CDS encoding CvpA family protein encodes the protein MKTKLLTALATLVEGFLVFWFWLPAINPRYPGFWGFLFLMVALVFVNYAILTYLLDKRTIHFNVKANYAKPVLIVVGVAALAVAGCALSGIPLFRANDYKDLIQKQEGNFSDDIAELKMSQIPVVDKDSAMRLGNRKMGEMIDLVSQFEVADDYTQINYQGRPIRVTPLAYSDLIKWFNNQSAGIPAYITVDMVTQEADLVRLEQGIKYSPSEYLYRNLERYLRFHYPTKIFDDAAFEIDDNGTPYWIAPVINYRIGVWGGRDIGEVVLLNACTGECTLYPVEEVPQWVDQVYNSDMIIEQLDYNGAYQSGYWNSVFGQRGVLRTTEGYNYIASNDDVYLYTGITSVTSDQSNTGFVLVNLRTKETKYYAVPGAQETSAMRSAEGKVQNLKYTSTFPILLNVGDRPTYFMSLKDAAGLVKMYAFVDVERYQVVATGSTIAEAMHQYNELLVQEDPTAVVSEEASGNVTSVQSVVIDGNTSYYFKLSGSDDVYVAAIQVSDSLPFLKEGDQVKLKYSQDDSVRRVQELLEINHTQASQPSTSGSSGTASNAQQQDDPAEASQ